The following proteins are encoded in a genomic region of Leptospira fainei serovar Hurstbridge str. BUT 6:
- a CDS encoding SRPBCC family protein gives MWEYKYSTEIQGVSAKELWDARADIANWPKWDSGLLWTKIEGSVAVDKEFELKPKGGPKVKVKIIEAQSPRSFGDETYLLGARMKFLHFFEDTKNGTEIRVELSIRGPLSFLWKKIIGEEQAKNMREEIITFTDFVREARK, from the coding sequence ATGTGGGAATACAAGTATAGTACGGAAATTCAAGGTGTTAGCGCTAAAGAGCTTTGGGACGCAAGAGCAGATATCGCAAACTGGCCTAAATGGGATTCGGGTCTTCTTTGGACGAAAATCGAAGGCTCCGTCGCAGTGGATAAGGAATTCGAATTAAAACCGAAAGGCGGTCCGAAAGTTAAGGTCAAAATCATAGAGGCGCAATCTCCTCGGAGCTTCGGTGACGAAACGTATTTACTCGGAGCAAGAATGAAATTTCTTCATTTCTTTGAAGATACGAAAAACGGTACGGAAATTCGAGTCGAGCTTAGCATTCGAGGGCCTCTTTCGTTTCTCTGGAAGAAAATCATCGGAGAAGAACAAGCTAAGAATATGCGGGAAGAAATAATTACGTTTACGGATTTCGTGAGAGAGGCTAGAAAATGA
- a CDS encoding EVE domain-containing protein, with product MSRFWIVVASKDHANAGKKNGIIQACHGKKTPLQRMREGDWVLIYSSKETFAEKTACKKFTAIGKVSDEVIFSFQMSPDFIPFRRRVSFCQAREVEILPMINELDFIPNKKSWGFPFRFGILEIGEADFRKIASRMGVDVKG from the coding sequence ATGAGTCGGTTCTGGATAGTGGTAGCCTCTAAAGATCATGCGAACGCGGGAAAGAAAAACGGGATCATTCAGGCTTGCCACGGTAAAAAGACGCCATTACAAAGAATGCGCGAGGGGGATTGGGTTCTGATCTATTCTTCCAAAGAAACGTTTGCGGAAAAAACGGCATGCAAGAAGTTTACTGCGATCGGAAAAGTATCGGACGAAGTGATTTTTTCATTTCAGATGAGCCCCGATTTTATTCCATTTCGAAGAAGAGTTTCTTTTTGCCAGGCTCGGGAAGTGGAGATTCTTCCGATGATTAACGAACTCGATTTCATTCCGAATAAAAAATCCTGGGGATTTCCCTTTCGATTTGGGATTTTGGAAATAGGCGAGGCCGATTTTCGAAAAATTGCGAGCCGGATGGGTGTAGATGTCAAAGGATGA